In Asanoa sp. WMMD1127, one genomic interval encodes:
- a CDS encoding sodium-independent anion transporter, which translates to MSLLVTTHRVPAPAMTIAITPQGEFRSPDAQLLRDRIIAVLAATHPEHIVVDLHAVPDIDEAGIDALRDGQKLAAAQHARLMLADPEPRVREKLERRGRAAALDE; encoded by the coding sequence ATGAGTTTGTTGGTGACGACCCACCGCGTGCCCGCGCCCGCGATGACCATCGCGATCACACCCCAAGGCGAGTTCCGGTCACCCGATGCGCAGCTTCTCCGCGACAGGATCATCGCAGTCCTGGCAGCCACCCACCCCGAACACATCGTGGTCGACCTGCACGCGGTGCCCGACATCGACGAGGCCGGCATCGACGCCCTGCGGGACGGGCAGAAGCTCGCCGCCGCCCAACACGCGCGGCTCATGCTCGCCGACCCGGAACCACGGGTGCGGGAAAAGCTCGAGCGCCGTGGCCGGGCGGCCGCACTGGACGAATAG
- a CDS encoding STAS domain-containing protein yields MTAVPSTNGTTVDLICDDCGTVTTATSAYAHDEDLVWTVLIEVGWTGSPFAAGRHSCPRCAARTQRPPADDPGADERVGPPASFTVRHEAGVVVVAAQGDIEMQTADDLRTLLAAAIGTGRPVLLDLEGVNLIDSVGLGVLVRARQAARAQEVPLCLACPSRFMLAVLHTMRLRNAFPIFPSRASALSAMAWTTASDADVFVMRPQHLRPPIAMTGGKSGR; encoded by the coding sequence ATGACCGCCGTACCCAGCACCAACGGCACGACCGTCGACCTGATCTGTGATGACTGCGGCACCGTCACCACCGCGACGAGCGCGTACGCGCACGACGAGGACCTGGTCTGGACGGTGCTGATCGAGGTGGGCTGGACGGGCTCGCCGTTCGCCGCCGGCCGGCACAGCTGCCCCCGATGCGCGGCCCGGACCCAGCGCCCGCCGGCTGACGACCCCGGTGCCGACGAGCGGGTGGGCCCGCCGGCGAGTTTCACGGTTCGCCACGAGGCAGGCGTGGTCGTCGTCGCCGCTCAAGGCGACATCGAGATGCAGACGGCCGACGACCTGCGCACCCTGCTCGCGGCCGCGATCGGCACGGGCCGGCCGGTGCTGCTGGACCTCGAAGGGGTCAACCTCATCGACTCCGTCGGCCTGGGGGTCCTGGTCCGAGCTCGGCAGGCTGCCCGCGCGCAGGAGGTGCCCCTGTGCCTGGCCTGTCCATCCCGCTTCATGCTCGCGGTGCTCCACACGATGCGCCTTCGAAACGCCTTTCCGATCTTCCCCAGCCGCGCCAGCGCGCTCTCCGCGATGGCGTGGACCACAGCGAGTGATGCGGACGTTTTTGTCATGAGACCGCAGCACCTCCGACCGCCGATCGCCATGACCGGCGGGAAATCTGGACGGTGA
- a CDS encoding STAS domain-containing protein: protein METTTRPATCTVPLVQVSVTEDVDQTAVPRLTKAFRDILALRPQHVVVDLAACQALDAAGIDLLLDVHRTLWRQNARLTLRSTSPRLRRLLTIARAAQVLDISPDEDDRTR from the coding sequence ATGGAGACGACGACACGACCGGCGACCTGCACCGTGCCGCTGGTCCAGGTCAGCGTGACCGAGGACGTCGACCAGACCGCCGTTCCACGTCTCACGAAGGCCTTTCGGGACATCCTCGCGCTGCGACCCCAGCACGTCGTCGTGGACCTCGCGGCCTGCCAGGCCCTGGACGCCGCCGGCATCGACCTGCTGCTCGACGTGCACCGCACGCTCTGGCGCCAGAACGCCCGGTTGACGCTGCGATCGACCAGCCCCCGGCTACGCCGTCTGCTGACGATCGCCCGGGCGGCACAGGTGTTGGACATCAGCCCCGACGAGGACGACAGGACGAGGTGA
- a CDS encoding response regulator transcription factor, producing MTAVLVIEDDNRIRLSLVLALEDEGYTAQGVGTAEEGLLLHRRAPAEVVIVDLMLPGLDGFECIKQLRDGDDDVPIVVVSARDDKSDIVAALEAGADDYVVKPVAIEELTARLRALRRRARRPVAAEEIPALVFGDLEVRPEAGEVRLRGQQVAVTRTEFRLLCELAEHSGRVLSRAQLLQRVWGYDMGDERVVDVHVGRLRNKIEEDSGSPRHLVTVRGLGYKLQR from the coding sequence GTGACGGCCGTACTGGTGATCGAAGACGACAACCGGATCCGCCTGTCGCTGGTGCTCGCGCTCGAGGACGAGGGCTACACGGCGCAGGGCGTCGGCACCGCGGAGGAGGGCCTGCTGCTGCACCGCCGCGCGCCGGCCGAAGTGGTGATCGTCGACCTGATGCTGCCGGGTCTCGACGGCTTCGAATGCATCAAACAGCTGCGCGACGGTGACGACGACGTGCCGATCGTCGTGGTCAGCGCCCGGGACGACAAGAGCGACATCGTCGCCGCTCTCGAGGCGGGCGCCGACGACTACGTGGTCAAGCCGGTGGCGATCGAGGAGTTGACGGCCCGGCTGCGCGCGCTGCGGCGCCGGGCGCGCCGCCCGGTTGCCGCCGAGGAGATCCCTGCGCTGGTGTTCGGGGATCTGGAGGTGCGGCCGGAGGCGGGGGAGGTGCGGCTGCGTGGGCAGCAGGTGGCGGTGACGCGCACCGAGTTCCGGCTGCTGTGCGAGCTGGCGGAGCACTCGGGCCGGGTGTTGTCGCGGGCGCAGCTGCTCCAGCGGGTATGGGGATACGACATGGGTGACGAACGGGTCGTCGACGTCCATGTCGGCCGGCTCCGGAACAAGATCGAAGAAGACTCGGGGTCGCCACGGCATCTCGTGACGGTCCGCGGTCTGGGTTACAAGCTGCAGCGGTGA
- a CDS encoding HAMP domain-containing sensor histidine kinase → MTAGFAAGALLLSACLALASYELIRTSLIQERERTAVRAAYFNATIVNSGISGDQPDLLAVLRSLDTGSARRPVLRRDGRWYARGADSGVTDAIPTGLREVVEGGRPAVQRIQAADGPALVVGVPLAEGTAFYQVDSLTELAGTVRTLGVVLLLVALATTAAGAAVGWYATRRVLRPLAQVTRAARDIARGDLSARLDAASDPDLISLTSSFNDMVGELSHRLERDRRFAADVAHELRSPLQTLAASASVLTRRRDGLDARTATAASLVAAEIQRFQALVNDLLHLARSDQPAQREHVAVAELARNVCRSRRLPDELVTLVDGTAEQWHVDRSRFQQLLGNLLDNAVQHGGGPVAVRLGAAGDICYLEVDDEGPGVRAEDREMVFARFVRGWAATARGDSEGTGLGLALVAQHAAAHQGQAVILDRPGGGARFRVELAGCLR, encoded by the coding sequence ATCACCGCGGGCTTCGCCGCCGGGGCGTTGCTGCTCTCGGCGTGCCTGGCGCTGGCCTCGTACGAGCTGATCCGCACGTCGCTGATCCAGGAACGTGAGCGGACGGCGGTCCGCGCCGCCTACTTCAACGCGACGATCGTCAACTCCGGCATCAGCGGGGATCAGCCCGACCTGCTGGCGGTGCTGCGGTCCCTCGATACCGGCAGCGCGCGCCGGCCCGTCCTGCGGCGGGACGGGCGGTGGTACGCCCGCGGCGCCGACAGCGGGGTGACGGACGCGATCCCCACGGGCTTGCGCGAGGTCGTTGAGGGCGGCCGCCCGGCCGTCCAGCGGATACAGGCGGCGGACGGCCCGGCGTTGGTCGTCGGCGTGCCGTTGGCCGAAGGGACGGCGTTCTACCAGGTCGATTCATTGACGGAACTGGCGGGAACCGTCCGTACGCTCGGAGTGGTCCTGCTCCTCGTGGCGCTCGCGACGACGGCGGCCGGGGCGGCGGTCGGCTGGTACGCCACGCGGCGGGTCCTGCGCCCCCTCGCCCAAGTGACGCGGGCCGCCCGGGACATCGCCCGAGGTGACCTGTCAGCCCGCCTCGACGCCGCCTCCGATCCGGACCTGATCAGCCTGACCAGCTCCTTCAACGACATGGTCGGCGAGCTGTCCCACCGGCTCGAACGTGACCGCCGGTTCGCCGCCGACGTCGCCCACGAACTTCGCTCACCGTTGCAGACGCTCGCCGCCTCGGCCAGCGTGCTGACCCGGCGGCGGGACGGTCTCGACGCGCGCACGGCCACGGCGGCCAGTCTGGTCGCCGCCGAGATCCAGCGCTTCCAGGCGCTGGTCAACGACCTGTTGCATCTTGCCCGAAGCGATCAGCCCGCCCAGCGCGAGCACGTCGCCGTCGCCGAGCTCGCGCGGAACGTCTGTCGCTCGCGCCGGCTCCCGGATGAGCTGGTGACGCTCGTCGACGGCACGGCGGAGCAGTGGCACGTCGACCGGAGCCGGTTCCAGCAACTGCTCGGCAATCTGCTCGACAACGCCGTCCAACACGGGGGAGGGCCGGTCGCGGTCCGTCTCGGCGCCGCGGGGGACATCTGCTATCTGGAGGTGGATGACGAGGGACCCGGCGTACGGGCCGAGGACCGCGAGATGGTTTTCGCGCGGTTCGTCCGCGGGTGGGCGGCGACGGCACGCGGTGACAGCGAGGGCACCGGGCTGGGGCTGGCGCTGGTCGCCCAGCATGCGGCCGCGCATCAGGGACAGGCGGTCATCCTCGACCGGCCCGGTGGCGGCGCCCGCTTCCGCGTCGAGCTGGCCGGGTGTCTGCGATGA
- a CDS encoding GerMN domain-containing protein, whose amino-acid sequence MRRRLAVFAAAIALLGGCGVAAEKTPRQIEAPPGPFPTYAAATPAPPGAADAVERLCFVRDARLVAVTRRTTTVPTLAEQFTHLLAGPTDAERDQALTTALTGSPTVSRTAGSTLVTVEVTADGVGAGRSDEAVAYGQIVCTLAGRTDVSGVVFTRDGQRRGVPRGDGSLSEGPLTTEDYRAIMD is encoded by the coding sequence ATGAGGCGCCGACTGGCCGTGTTCGCCGCCGCGATCGCGTTGCTGGGCGGGTGCGGTGTGGCTGCCGAGAAGACGCCGCGACAGATCGAAGCGCCGCCCGGTCCGTTCCCGACCTATGCGGCGGCCACGCCGGCGCCGCCCGGTGCCGCGGACGCGGTCGAGCGGCTGTGCTTCGTCCGCGACGCCCGCCTGGTCGCCGTGACCCGCCGGACGACGACGGTGCCGACCCTCGCCGAGCAGTTCACGCATCTGTTGGCCGGTCCGACCGACGCGGAGCGCGACCAGGCACTGACCACCGCCTTGACGGGCAGCCCCACCGTGTCGCGGACGGCCGGGAGCACACTCGTCACCGTCGAGGTCACCGCCGACGGCGTGGGCGCGGGCCGCAGCGACGAGGCGGTCGCTTACGGACAGATCGTCTGCACCCTCGCCGGCCGCACCGACGTGAGCGGGGTGGTCTTCACTCGCGACGGCCAGCGACGCGGGGTCCCGCGCGGAGACGGCTCGTTGTCGGAGGGTCCCCTGACCACCGAGGACTACCGCGCGATCATGGACTGA
- a CDS encoding adhesin, whose product MLSITERAIAAICLLLAQDDVPQGAGLRISTNPHRRLRLTFAPRPDAGDAVVDRAGARVFLDAEAVLSLRDRTLDAEADRVGRVRFAVRRPG is encoded by the coding sequence GTGCTGAGCATCACTGAACGGGCCATCGCGGCGATCTGCCTGTTGCTGGCGCAGGACGACGTTCCCCAGGGCGCAGGCCTGCGGATTTCGACGAATCCACACCGGCGGCTCCGCCTCACTTTCGCACCTCGACCCGACGCGGGCGACGCGGTCGTCGACCGGGCGGGTGCGCGCGTTTTCCTCGATGCCGAAGCCGTGCTGAGTCTCCGCGACCGGACGCTGGACGCCGAGGCCGATCGGGTGGGCAGGGTGCGGTTCGCCGTCCGTCGTCCGGGCTGA
- the nhaA gene encoding Na+/H+ antiporter NhaA yields the protein MPKTIQDRLFARGSWAETRRIGDILRTETAGGVLLLLAAIVALVWANSPWADGYRSLSAIEVGPAAWHLDLTLAEWAADGLLAIFFFVAGLELKREFVAGDLRDPRRATLPVAAAVGGVAVPAGVYLLVNGLSSTGAPIGWAIPTATDIAFALAVLGLLSTHLPAALRTFLLTLAVVDDLLAITIIAIFFTSSLAWAPLLLALIPLGAFTLLVQRRIRSWWLLLPLAAATWILVHASGIHATVAGVLLAFAVPVVRRSAGPGPGLAEHLEHRWRPLSAGVAVPVFAFFAAGVALTGAGGVSGALRDPVTIGIVLGLVVGKTIGITGATWLVQRFTRAQLADGLSWWDVIGLALLGGVGFTVSLLIGELAFGAGTARDDHSKLGILLGSVLAAVFAAMVLRTRNRHYRQLCAEEERDLDADGVPDVYEVGFEQRAHG from the coding sequence ATGCCCAAAACGATTCAGGACCGGCTTTTCGCCCGTGGCAGCTGGGCCGAAACCCGTCGCATCGGCGACATCCTCCGGACCGAGACCGCGGGCGGTGTTCTCCTGCTGCTCGCGGCGATCGTGGCGCTGGTGTGGGCCAACTCGCCCTGGGCGGACGGCTACCGCTCGCTGTCAGCCATCGAGGTCGGCCCCGCGGCCTGGCATCTGGACCTGACGCTCGCCGAGTGGGCGGCCGACGGGCTCCTCGCCATCTTCTTCTTCGTCGCCGGCCTCGAGCTCAAACGCGAGTTCGTCGCCGGCGACCTGCGGGACCCGCGTCGGGCGACCCTGCCGGTGGCGGCCGCCGTCGGTGGCGTCGCGGTTCCGGCCGGCGTCTACCTCCTCGTCAACGGACTCAGCTCGACCGGCGCACCGATCGGCTGGGCGATTCCCACGGCGACCGACATCGCGTTCGCCCTCGCCGTGCTGGGTCTACTCAGCACCCACCTGCCCGCCGCGTTGCGCACCTTCCTGCTGACCCTGGCCGTGGTCGACGACCTGCTCGCGATCACCATCATCGCCATCTTCTTCACCAGCTCCCTGGCCTGGGCGCCGCTCCTGCTTGCGTTGATCCCATTGGGCGCCTTCACCCTGCTCGTGCAGAGGCGGATCCGGTCCTGGTGGCTGCTGCTGCCACTGGCCGCCGCCACCTGGATCCTCGTGCACGCGTCGGGCATCCACGCCACGGTCGCGGGCGTTTTGCTGGCCTTCGCGGTTCCGGTGGTCCGTCGCTCGGCCGGTCCCGGCCCGGGCCTCGCCGAGCATCTCGAACACCGTTGGCGCCCGCTGTCCGCCGGTGTCGCCGTGCCCGTGTTCGCCTTCTTCGCCGCCGGAGTGGCGCTGACGGGTGCCGGCGGTGTCAGCGGCGCCCTGCGCGACCCCGTCACCATCGGAATCGTCCTCGGCCTTGTCGTCGGCAAGACGATCGGCATCACCGGTGCGACCTGGCTGGTGCAGCGGTTCACCCGGGCCCAGCTCGCCGACGGGCTGTCGTGGTGGGACGTCATAGGGTTGGCCCTGCTCGGCGGCGTCGGGTTCACCGTCTCGCTGCTCATCGGCGAGCTGGCGTTCGGCGCCGGAACCGCCCGGGACGACCACTCCAAGCTCGGCATCCTGCTCGGCTCGGTCCTGGCCGCGGTGTTCGCGGCGATGGTCCTGCGCACCCGCAACCGTCACTACCGGCAGCTGTGCGCGGAGGAGGAACGCGACCTGGACGCCGACGGCGTGCCGGATGTCTACGAAGTCGGGTTCGAGCAGCGCGCCCACGGCTGA
- a CDS encoding response regulator, with product MQATGRRALHILVVEDDDADALMIEEALHMGDADVHIDRVGDGEEALRFLRRQDQHRDASRPDIILLDLNMPRMDGRQTLIEIRTDDELTSIPVVVLTTSGAPDDVITSYQRQANAYVTKPLELDDFESAVQKINEFYRDTAVLPQ from the coding sequence ATGCAGGCGACCGGTCGTCGGGCACTCCACATCCTGGTCGTCGAGGACGACGACGCCGATGCGTTGATGATCGAGGAGGCGCTGCACATGGGCGATGCCGACGTCCACATCGACCGCGTCGGTGACGGTGAGGAGGCGCTTCGCTTTCTCCGACGACAGGATCAGCACCGGGACGCCAGCCGGCCGGACATCATCCTGCTCGATCTCAACATGCCGCGGATGGACGGCCGGCAGACGCTGATCGAGATCAGGACCGACGACGAGCTCACCTCCATTCCCGTCGTGGTGCTGACCACCTCGGGCGCGCCGGACGACGTGATCACCAGCTATCAGCGCCAGGCCAACGCCTATGTCACCAAGCCACTGGAACTCGACGATTTCGAGTCCGCGGTGCAGAAGATCAACGAGTTCTATCGCGACACCGCCGTCCTGCCTCAGTGA
- a CDS encoding EAL domain-containing protein codes for MANEARYPDDVGFDAVLAGRLVEPVFQPVVALADRRPVGFEALARGPEGRFHEATALFAAAARAGRSAELDWLCADQALRRFGEAGFPGLALFVNLNPDTLATDAPEELVEAYEQLRQERDVVLEITERSVMGQPARLLDAVLDARRRTARIALDDIGTEPASLAAMPLINPDIIKLDRSIIQSRSEAWEVSRVVNAVLDEAQRRGAQILAEGIERPEHVAVARSLGATLGQGWLFGRPGPLPSAVDPSPEPLARVERYHPRVSDTTPFDVLAETAQVAPTPTDLYASMAAHVENQAAQTANPAILAVNLGDDGLGDAARMRYSYLTNRGIDVFLFGTRVSPTPGGRIRGVTLDHDDVLARERTVLFAGTRYGSGAFGRRPTHDRGDDSLDAGTCYDAECVIEAMLALVGRLPAMSTDTAPS; via the coding sequence GTGGCGAACGAGGCTCGTTACCCCGATGATGTCGGATTCGACGCCGTCCTCGCGGGGCGGCTGGTCGAACCCGTTTTCCAGCCGGTCGTCGCGCTCGCGGATCGACGACCCGTCGGTTTCGAGGCGCTGGCCCGCGGTCCCGAAGGACGCTTCCACGAAGCGACCGCGCTGTTCGCGGCCGCCGCGCGGGCGGGCCGGTCGGCGGAACTGGACTGGCTCTGCGCCGACCAGGCGCTGCGACGCTTCGGCGAGGCGGGATTCCCGGGACTCGCGCTGTTCGTGAACCTCAACCCCGACACCTTGGCCACCGACGCGCCTGAGGAACTCGTCGAGGCGTACGAACAGCTGCGGCAGGAGCGGGACGTGGTGCTGGAGATCACCGAGCGGTCGGTGATGGGGCAACCGGCTCGCCTGCTCGACGCGGTGCTGGACGCCAGGCGACGGACCGCCCGTATCGCCCTGGACGACATCGGAACCGAGCCGGCCAGCCTGGCCGCGATGCCGCTGATCAATCCCGACATCATCAAGCTCGACCGGTCGATCATCCAGAGCCGATCCGAGGCGTGGGAGGTTTCCCGCGTCGTCAACGCCGTGCTCGACGAGGCCCAGCGGCGCGGCGCGCAGATCCTGGCGGAGGGCATCGAACGACCCGAGCACGTCGCGGTGGCCCGCTCGCTCGGCGCGACCCTCGGGCAGGGCTGGCTGTTCGGGCGGCCGGGACCACTCCCGTCGGCGGTCGACCCCTCGCCCGAGCCGCTGGCCCGGGTCGAGCGCTACCACCCGCGCGTCTCTGACACCACCCCGTTCGACGTGCTGGCCGAGACCGCACAGGTCGCGCCCACCCCTACGGACCTTTACGCGTCGATGGCCGCGCACGTGGAGAACCAGGCGGCACAGACGGCCAACCCGGCGATCCTGGCCGTCAACCTCGGCGACGACGGCCTCGGCGACGCGGCTCGCATGCGCTACAGCTACCTGACCAACCGGGGGATCGACGTCTTCCTGTTCGGCACTCGCGTGTCGCCGACGCCGGGTGGCCGCATCCGCGGTGTCACCCTCGACCACGACGACGTCCTCGCCCGGGAGCGGACCGTCCTTTTCGCCGGCACCCGATATGGCAGCGGCGCGTTCGGCCGGCGGCCCACCCACGACCGCGGCGACGACTCGCTCGATGCCGGCACCTGCTACGACGCGGAGTGCGTCATCGAAGCCATGCTCGCGCTCGTCGGTCGCCTGCCGGCCATGTCGACGGACACCGCGCCGAGCTGA
- a CDS encoding glycosyl hydrolase family 65 protein: MIGRAVFPVEPWSVREPALHSELLAQTESVFALSNGHIGLRGNLDEGEPHVVPGTYLNSFFEERPLPYAEGGYGYPEQGQTVVDVTDGKILRLVVDDEPFDVRYGELVAHERVLDLRAGLLRRAADWVSPTGKRVRVRSTRLVSFTQRAVAAIEYEVEAVDDEVLVRVQSGLVANAHEPARSADPRAAAALDRPLVAVDQDQEQHGAILLHRTRRSGLLMVAGMDHIVEAPAACDEETDVRPDWARTTFTCVLQPGERLRVVKFLGYGWSARRSPQALRDQAAAALSGARHTGWDGLVAAQRAYLDEFWDAADVEVDGDPVLQQAVRFALFHVLQAGARGERRAIPSKGLTGPGYDGHAFWDTEGFALPLLTYTRPEAAANALRWRFATLAKAKARAATLRLAGAAFPWRTIAGEECSGYWPAGTAAMHVNAVIAYALERYRIVTGDLTLDRECGTELLVETARLWASLGHHDSEGAWHIDKVTGPDEYSAIADDNVFTNLMAARNLRAAVDACARNEDVAARLEVTGEERAAWARAAEAVHLPYDEGRGVHPQSAGFTRYAPWDFEASRDQRPLMLHSPYFVLYRSQVVKQADLVLAMHWCPDAFTAEQKARNVDYYERITVRDSSLSACTQAVMCAEVGHLELAHDYAYEAALVDLRDLHHNTRDGLHMASLAGTWSALVEGFGGLREHDDLLALDPRLPAGIDRLAFRLRRRGARLLVEVDHTTVRCSLRDGPGDPLALRLYDEVVEIRPGAPVERAVAPLTPLLPPPGQPPGRAPRPHAEVVD; encoded by the coding sequence ATGATCGGACGCGCGGTCTTTCCCGTCGAGCCCTGGTCCGTGCGCGAACCCGCGCTGCACTCGGAGCTGCTGGCGCAGACCGAGTCGGTGTTCGCGCTGTCCAACGGTCACATCGGCCTGCGCGGCAACCTCGACGAGGGCGAGCCGCACGTCGTGCCGGGCACCTACCTCAACTCGTTCTTCGAGGAACGTCCCCTGCCGTACGCCGAGGGTGGTTACGGCTATCCCGAGCAGGGGCAGACCGTCGTCGACGTCACGGACGGCAAGATCCTGCGCCTGGTGGTGGACGACGAGCCGTTCGACGTGCGCTACGGCGAGTTGGTCGCCCACGAGCGGGTCCTCGACCTGCGCGCGGGACTGCTGCGACGCGCCGCGGACTGGGTCTCGCCGACCGGCAAACGGGTGCGCGTCCGGTCGACCCGGCTGGTGTCGTTCACGCAACGTGCGGTCGCCGCTATCGAATACGAGGTCGAGGCCGTCGACGACGAGGTGCTGGTCCGGGTCCAGTCTGGTCTCGTCGCCAACGCGCACGAGCCCGCGCGTTCCGCGGATCCGCGGGCGGCCGCCGCTCTCGATCGGCCCTTGGTCGCGGTGGACCAGGACCAGGAGCAGCACGGCGCGATCCTGCTGCACCGCACCCGCCGGAGCGGCCTGCTGATGGTGGCCGGCATGGACCACATCGTCGAGGCGCCCGCGGCGTGCGACGAGGAGACCGACGTGCGACCCGACTGGGCCCGCACCACGTTCACCTGCGTGCTCCAGCCGGGGGAGCGGCTGCGGGTGGTCAAGTTCCTCGGATACGGCTGGAGCGCCCGGCGGTCTCCGCAGGCGTTGCGCGACCAGGCCGCCGCCGCGCTCAGCGGCGCCCGGCACACCGGCTGGGACGGGCTGGTCGCGGCGCAGCGGGCCTATCTCGACGAGTTCTGGGACGCCGCCGACGTGGAGGTCGACGGTGATCCCGTGCTGCAGCAGGCGGTGCGGTTCGCGCTGTTCCACGTCCTGCAGGCGGGCGCCCGGGGGGAGCGGCGCGCCATCCCGAGCAAGGGCCTGACCGGCCCGGGCTACGACGGGCACGCCTTCTGGGACACCGAGGGCTTCGCGCTGCCGCTGTTGACCTACACCCGGCCGGAGGCAGCGGCGAACGCCCTGCGTTGGCGGTTCGCGACCCTGGCCAAGGCCAAGGCCCGGGCGGCGACGCTGCGGCTGGCCGGAGCGGCGTTTCCCTGGCGCACGATCGCCGGCGAGGAGTGCTCCGGCTACTGGCCGGCCGGCACCGCGGCGATGCACGTCAACGCGGTCATCGCGTACGCCCTGGAGCGGTACCGGATCGTCACCGGCGACCTGACGCTGGACCGCGAGTGCGGCACCGAGCTGCTCGTCGAGACGGCCCGGCTATGGGCGTCGCTCGGCCATCACGACAGCGAAGGCGCCTGGCACATCGACAAGGTGACCGGGCCCGACGAATACAGCGCGATCGCCGACGACAACGTCTTCACCAACCTGATGGCCGCCCGGAACCTGCGCGCGGCCGTCGACGCCTGCGCCCGCAACGAAGACGTCGCCGCGCGGCTCGAGGTGACCGGGGAGGAACGGGCGGCGTGGGCGCGGGCCGCCGAGGCCGTCCACCTTCCCTACGACGAGGGTCGCGGCGTGCACCCGCAGTCCGCGGGATTCACCCGCTACGCGCCGTGGGACTTCGAGGCCTCGCGGGACCAACGCCCGCTGATGCTGCACTCCCCGTACTTCGTGCTCTATCGCAGCCAGGTCGTCAAGCAGGCCGACCTGGTGCTCGCCATGCACTGGTGTCCGGACGCGTTCACCGCCGAGCAGAAAGCCCGCAACGTCGACTACTACGAGCGCATCACTGTCCGGGACTCGTCGCTGTCCGCCTGCACCCAGGCCGTGATGTGCGCCGAGGTCGGCCACCTCGAGCTCGCACACGACTACGCGTACGAGGCTGCCCTCGTCGACCTGCGGGACCTGCACCACAACACCCGCGACGGTCTCCACATGGCGTCGCTGGCCGGCACCTGGTCGGCCCTCGTCGAGGGCTTCGGCGGCCTGCGCGAGCACGACGACCTGCTCGCCCTCGACCCGAGGCTGCCGGCCGGCATCGACCGGCTCGCGTTCCGCCTGCGCCGGCGCGGCGCGCGCCTGCTGGTCGAGGTCGACCACACCACGGTGCGGTGCAGCCTCCGCGACGGCCCGGGCGACCCTCTGGCCCTGCGGCTCTACGACGAGGTCGTCGAGATCCGCCCGGGCGCGCCGGTCGAGCGGGCCGTGGCTCCGCTGACGCCGCTTCTTCCGCCACCCGGACAGCCACCAGGGCGTGCGCCGCGGCCGCACGCGGAGGTGGTGGACTGA